From Oxyura jamaicensis isolate SHBP4307 breed ruddy duck chromosome 19, BPBGC_Ojam_1.0, whole genome shotgun sequence, the proteins below share one genomic window:
- the EMC6 gene encoding ER membrane protein complex subunit 6: MAAPAAAARREGPQFISEAAVRGNAAVLDYCRTSVSALSGATAGILGLSGLHGFVFYFLASVLLSVLLVLKAGRRWNKYFKSRRPLFTGGLIGGLFTYVLFWTFLYGMVHVY; encoded by the coding sequence AGGGGCCGCAGTTCATCAGCGAGGCGGCCGTGAGGGGCAACGCGGCCGTGCTGGACTACTGCCGCACGTCGGTCTCGGCCCTGTCGGGCGCCACCGCCGGGATCCTCGGCCTGAGCGGGCTGCACGGCTTCGTCTTCTACTTCCTGGCCTCCGTCCTGCTCTCCGTGCTCCTGGTGCTAAAAGCCGGCCGCCGGTGGAACAAGTACTTCAAGTCGCGACGGCCGCTGTTCACGGGGGGGCTCATCGGAGGGCTCTTCACCTACGTCCTCTTCTGGACTTTCCTCTACGGCATGGTGCACGTCTACTGA